From the Candidatus Angelobacter sp. genome, the window CGGTTGTCGAAGGCGCGCGCCACGGCCAGATCGTTCCGCAACAGTTCAAACTCGTCCGCCAGCGTGATCGGGTCGCCGATGGCGACGAGCTTCTGCGCTTCCTTGCGGCTGTTCACGCCGATGTCAATGAACAGGTCGTGCATTTCCGGCAGTTTCCGCTCCTTGTCCATCTTGCTCAAATGCGGGGCCACGTTTCCGACGACGCCCTTGACCGCCCCGTTGCGCGTGTGAATGAGCACCCGCTGCGCCTTGGTGATGGCCGCGTCAATGCCGCCGAGCTTGCGCACGTAGATGAACCCTTCGTCGTTGATGTAATTAACGGTCATCGCGATCTCGTCCGCGTGCGCCGCGAGCATGAGGCGCGGCGAGCCGCCCTTGTTCAATGTCGCGACGCAGTTGCCGTAGGCGTCTGAAAAGGTCTCGTCGGCGAAATCGCTGACGTAATCCAGCCACACGCGCTGCCCGCGCACCTCGTGTCCGGAAGGACTCGGCGTGTTGACGAGCGTTCTCAGGAAATCCAACGACTCTTCGCGCATGCCGTGACTATGGAGTTCAAGGCGTGAAGTTCAAAGTTCAAAGTTGTCCGGACAGGTGGCGTTCACGGCTTGTCCCCCGCGTCAGATCTCTCGTTTTCGCTCGCTTCTCGACACTGGTTGGCGTCTTTGCTACGAACTCCGTGTGCATCGAGAGTCCCTCAAAAAAGCCGGCCGCATTGTCGTGAAACTCGGCACGGGTGTTCTGACCGACAGCCGGAAGCAGCCGGACCTGGCGCAAATGGAGCAACTGGTCGCCCAGGTGGGAGAGCTCCGGAAATCGGGCAGGGAAATTGTTCTCGTCACGTCGGGCGCGGTCGGCGCGGGCATGGGCGCGCTGGGCCTTGCGCGCCGGCCCGCCGGCCTGGCCGAGTTGCAGGCGTGCGCCGCCGTCGGCCAGTCACGGTTGATGACGACCTACGAAAAACTGTTCGCCAGATTTGAAATCCACGTCGCCCAAGTGTTGCTCACACACGATGATTTGCAGCACCACGAGCGGCATCTCAACGTCCGCAACACACTCGTGACGCTGCTCGGTCGCGGGGTCATTCCGATCATCAACGAAAACGACGTGGTCTCCTTCACCGAGTTGAAATTCGGGGACAACGACAAACTCTCGGCGCTGGTCGCGTGTCTCCTGCCGGCGGACCTTCTCGTCGTCCTTACCACCGTGGACGGCGTCATTGAAAACTTCGGCAGGGCAAATCCGCGCACGATTCCGGTTGTCGAACAGATCGACGAACGGATCGAATCACTGGCGGGGGGTACGGACAGTACCACAGCGGTGGGCGGCATGGCCACCAAGATACAGGCGGCCAAAATCGCCACCCGCTCCGGCATTCCGCTGGTGGTCGCCTCGGGAAGGAAGAAGAGCGTGCTCGCCGGCATTGTCGGCGGCCACGAGGAGGGGACGTTGTTTGTTCCCCAACCGAACAAACTGAAAGGCCGCAAACGCTGGATTGCTTTTTTTCATCACCCGAAAGGCGCGTTGTTCGTGGACGCGGGGGCGAAGAATGCGCTGCGTGAAAAGGGCAGGAGCCTGCTCCCGCCAGGCATCGCGCGGTGCGAGGGCGAATTTGCCAAGGGCGAGGTTGTGCGGATTTGCGATCTGGACGGAACCGAATTCGCGCGTGGCATTGCTGATTTCAGCTCC encodes:
- the proB gene encoding glutamate 5-kinase, with the translated sequence MHRESLKKAGRIVVKLGTGVLTDSRKQPDLAQMEQLVAQVGELRKSGREIVLVTSGAVGAGMGALGLARRPAGLAELQACAAVGQSRLMTTYEKLFARFEIHVAQVLLTHDDLQHHERHLNVRNTLVTLLGRGVIPIINENDVVSFTELKFGDNDKLSALVACLLPADLLVVLTTVDGVIENFGRANPRTIPVVEQIDERIESLAGGTDSTTAVGGMATKIQAAKIATRSGIPLVVASGRKKSVLAGIVGGHEEGTLFVPQPNKLKGRKRWIAFFHHPKGALFVDAGAKNALREKGRSLLPPGIARCEGEFAKGEVVRICDLDGTEFARGIADFSSGEINARQLRRVEVVHRDNLVIL
- a CDS encoding M42 family metallopeptidase, giving the protein MREESLDFLRTLVNTPSPSGHEVRGQRVWLDYVSDFADETFSDAYGNCVATLNKGGSPRLMLAAHADEIAMTVNYINDEGFIYVRKLGGIDAAITKAQRVLIHTRNGAVKGVVGNVAPHLSKMDKERKLPEMHDLFIDIGVNSRKEAQKLVAIGDPITLADEFELLRNDLAVARAFDNRIGTFAVAEALRLLGDSKRRLNAEVCAVSNIMEETGLLGARQIAYTLKPDVALVVDVTHATDYPTVSRPRHGDVKIGGGPTLTHGGGNHPEVVTRIEAVAAQKKIHLQHEAQSSTSGTDTDVIFWTRGGIPSALISLPNRYMHSPVEVVSLKDLGKIPELMAAFALSLRRGEEFKVKI